The Hoplias malabaricus isolate fHopMal1 chromosome 9, fHopMal1.hap1, whole genome shotgun sequence genome contains a region encoding:
- the pcolce2a gene encoding procollagen C-endopeptidase enhancer 2 isoform X1: MMWTAVWSFWSPLLFTLAFGEQQRSSSRPVFACGGNFTGHSGTIGSQGHPGVYPPNTKCVWRIIVPQGRVVSLSFRIMDLESDGVCRYDYVDVYDGHVSGQRLGRFCGTFRPGALVTSSNKMQVVMVSDANTAGSGFLAVYAAVWPNEGGDRYCGGLLDKPGSLKTPNWPDRDYPAGVTCSWQIVAPQDQIIELKFEKFDVERDNHCRYDHVAVYNGREPSETQRIGRFCGDSPPPLIYSNGSRLFIQFVSDLSLTADGFIGRYLFKPKNSTFTGLALTTAPNAPTTACLALTYSEALCQQKCKRTGTIESHYCSSDFVITGTLISAAMWEQSVLATFSISNVYKEGNLAIQQAGKAMSTKITVLCKKCPLVRRGLNYIVMGHINREGQGIVSPHNFVVAFKTKKQRDLNVLTNVQC; the protein is encoded by the exons TGTGGAGTTTCTGGAGCCCCCTGCTCTTCACTTTGGCGTTTGGGGAACAACAGCGCAG ctcctccaggCCAGTGTTTGCTTGTGGTGGGAACTTTACCGGACATTCAGGGACCATTGGGAGCCAGGGTCACCCTGGGGTCTACCCACCCAACACCAAATGTGTGTGGAGGATCATA GTGCCTCAGGGCAGAGTGGTGTCTCTCTCGTTCCGGATCATGGACCTGGAAAGTGATGGTGTGTGCAGATATGACTATGTGGATGTTTACGACGGACACGTGAGCGGTCAGCGTCTTGGACGTTTCTGCGGGACATTCAGACCAGGAGCGCTTGTCACCAGCAGCAACAAGATGCAAGTGGTGATGGTGTCGGACGCCAACACGGCGGGGAGTGGCTTCCTGGCCGTTTATGCAGCTGTTTGGCCGAATGAAGGAG GAGACCGTTACTGTGGTGGACTCTTGGATAAACCTGGATCCTTGAAGACTCCTAATTGGCCGGACAGAGATTACCCTGCTGGAGTAACATGCTCTTGGCAAATTGTGGCACCTCAGGACCAG ATAATCGAGCTGAAGTTTGAGAAGTTTGACGTGGAGAGGGACAACCACTGCCGTTATGATCATGTGGCTGTGTACAACGGCCGAGAACCAAGTGAGACGCAGAGGATTGGACGGTTCTGTGGAGACAGCCCTCCTCC TCTGATCTACTCCAATGGCAGCCGTCTCTTCATTCAGTTTGTGTCTGACCTCAGTCTCACCGCTGACGGCTTTATTGGCCGTTACCTGTTCAAGCCTAAAAACTCCACCTTCACTGGCTTGGCTCTGACCACAGCTCCAAATGCCCCAACCACTGCCTGTTTAG CTCTTACATATTCAGAAGCTCTTTGCCAGCAGAAATGCAAGAGGACTGGAACAATTGAAAGTCATTATTGCTCAAGTGATTTTG TGATAACAGGAACCCTGATCTCTGCAGCCATGTGGGAACAGAGCGTCCTCGCCACCTTTTCCATCTCCAACGTGTACAAAGAAGGAAATCTGGCCATCCAGCAGGCCGGGAAGGCCATGAGCACCAAAATCACTGTCCTCTGTAAAAAATGCCCTTTAGTCAGGAGAG GTCTGAACTACATAGTGATGGGCCACATCAACAGAGAAGGGCAAGGCATTGTTTCTCCTCACAACTTTGTTGTTGCTTTCAAAACCAAGAAGCAGAGGGACCTGAATGTGCTGACCAATGTCCAGTGCTGA
- the pcolce2a gene encoding procollagen C-endopeptidase enhancer 2 isoform X2, translating into MMWTAVWSFWSPLLFTLAFGEQQRSSSRPVFACGGNFTGHSGTIGSQGHPGVYPPNTKCVWRIIVPQGRVVSLSFRIMDLESDGVCRYDYVDVYDGHVSGQRLGRFCGTFRPGALVTSSNKMQVVMVSDANTAGSGFLAVYAAVWPNEGGDRYCGGLLDKPGSLKTPNWPDRDYPAGVTCSWQIVAPQDQIIELKFEKFDVERDNHCRYDHVAVYNGREPSETQRIGRFCGDSPPPLIYSNGSRLFIQFVSDLSLTADGFIGRYLFKPKNSTFTGLALTTAPNAPTTACLALTYSEALCQQKCKRTGTIESHYCSSDFVITGTLISAAMWEQSVLATFSISNVYKEGNLAIQQAGKAMSTKITVLCKKCPLVRRGWSVPCTEKSLVNIRVPRNLGGCMLDVWEGK; encoded by the exons TGTGGAGTTTCTGGAGCCCCCTGCTCTTCACTTTGGCGTTTGGGGAACAACAGCGCAG ctcctccaggCCAGTGTTTGCTTGTGGTGGGAACTTTACCGGACATTCAGGGACCATTGGGAGCCAGGGTCACCCTGGGGTCTACCCACCCAACACCAAATGTGTGTGGAGGATCATA GTGCCTCAGGGCAGAGTGGTGTCTCTCTCGTTCCGGATCATGGACCTGGAAAGTGATGGTGTGTGCAGATATGACTATGTGGATGTTTACGACGGACACGTGAGCGGTCAGCGTCTTGGACGTTTCTGCGGGACATTCAGACCAGGAGCGCTTGTCACCAGCAGCAACAAGATGCAAGTGGTGATGGTGTCGGACGCCAACACGGCGGGGAGTGGCTTCCTGGCCGTTTATGCAGCTGTTTGGCCGAATGAAGGAG GAGACCGTTACTGTGGTGGACTCTTGGATAAACCTGGATCCTTGAAGACTCCTAATTGGCCGGACAGAGATTACCCTGCTGGAGTAACATGCTCTTGGCAAATTGTGGCACCTCAGGACCAG ATAATCGAGCTGAAGTTTGAGAAGTTTGACGTGGAGAGGGACAACCACTGCCGTTATGATCATGTGGCTGTGTACAACGGCCGAGAACCAAGTGAGACGCAGAGGATTGGACGGTTCTGTGGAGACAGCCCTCCTCC TCTGATCTACTCCAATGGCAGCCGTCTCTTCATTCAGTTTGTGTCTGACCTCAGTCTCACCGCTGACGGCTTTATTGGCCGTTACCTGTTCAAGCCTAAAAACTCCACCTTCACTGGCTTGGCTCTGACCACAGCTCCAAATGCCCCAACCACTGCCTGTTTAG CTCTTACATATTCAGAAGCTCTTTGCCAGCAGAAATGCAAGAGGACTGGAACAATTGAAAGTCATTATTGCTCAAGTGATTTTG TGATAACAGGAACCCTGATCTCTGCAGCCATGTGGGAACAGAGCGTCCTCGCCACCTTTTCCATCTCCAACGTGTACAAAGAAGGAAATCTGGCCATCCAGCAGGCCGGGAAGGCCATGAGCACCAAAATCACTGTCCTCTGTAAAAAATGCCCTTTAGTCAGGAGAG GTTGGAGTGTCCCTTGCACAGAGAAGTCCCTTGTGAATATCAGAGTTCCTCGAAATCTGGGGGGCTGCATGCTGGATGTGTGGGAGGGCAAGTAG
- the pcolce2a gene encoding procollagen C-endopeptidase enhancer 2 isoform X3 — protein MDLESDGVCRYDYVDVYDGHVSGQRLGRFCGTFRPGALVTSSNKMQVVMVSDANTAGSGFLAVYAAVWPNEGGDRYCGGLLDKPGSLKTPNWPDRDYPAGVTCSWQIVAPQDQIIELKFEKFDVERDNHCRYDHVAVYNGREPSETQRIGRFCGDSPPPLIYSNGSRLFIQFVSDLSLTADGFIGRYLFKPKNSTFTGLALTTAPNAPTTACLALTYSEALCQQKCKRTGTIESHYCSSDFVITGTLISAAMWEQSVLATFSISNVYKEGNLAIQQAGKAMSTKITVLCKKCPLVRRGLNYIVMGHINREGQGIVSPHNFVVAFKTKKQRDLNVLTNVQC, from the exons ATGGACCTGGAAAGTGATGGTGTGTGCAGATATGACTATGTGGATGTTTACGACGGACACGTGAGCGGTCAGCGTCTTGGACGTTTCTGCGGGACATTCAGACCAGGAGCGCTTGTCACCAGCAGCAACAAGATGCAAGTGGTGATGGTGTCGGACGCCAACACGGCGGGGAGTGGCTTCCTGGCCGTTTATGCAGCTGTTTGGCCGAATGAAGGAG GAGACCGTTACTGTGGTGGACTCTTGGATAAACCTGGATCCTTGAAGACTCCTAATTGGCCGGACAGAGATTACCCTGCTGGAGTAACATGCTCTTGGCAAATTGTGGCACCTCAGGACCAG ATAATCGAGCTGAAGTTTGAGAAGTTTGACGTGGAGAGGGACAACCACTGCCGTTATGATCATGTGGCTGTGTACAACGGCCGAGAACCAAGTGAGACGCAGAGGATTGGACGGTTCTGTGGAGACAGCCCTCCTCC TCTGATCTACTCCAATGGCAGCCGTCTCTTCATTCAGTTTGTGTCTGACCTCAGTCTCACCGCTGACGGCTTTATTGGCCGTTACCTGTTCAAGCCTAAAAACTCCACCTTCACTGGCTTGGCTCTGACCACAGCTCCAAATGCCCCAACCACTGCCTGTTTAG CTCTTACATATTCAGAAGCTCTTTGCCAGCAGAAATGCAAGAGGACTGGAACAATTGAAAGTCATTATTGCTCAAGTGATTTTG TGATAACAGGAACCCTGATCTCTGCAGCCATGTGGGAACAGAGCGTCCTCGCCACCTTTTCCATCTCCAACGTGTACAAAGAAGGAAATCTGGCCATCCAGCAGGCCGGGAAGGCCATGAGCACCAAAATCACTGTCCTCTGTAAAAAATGCCCTTTAGTCAGGAGAG GTCTGAACTACATAGTGATGGGCCACATCAACAGAGAAGGGCAAGGCATTGTTTCTCCTCACAACTTTGTTGTTGCTTTCAAAACCAAGAAGCAGAGGGACCTGAATGTGCTGACCAATGTCCAGTGCTGA